The Amblyomma americanum isolate KBUSLIRL-KWMA chromosome 3, ASM5285725v1, whole genome shotgun sequence genome window below encodes:
- the LOC144124527 gene encoding uncharacterized protein LOC144124527 → MVLCAIVGCSNRSDSSRRKKKPTNTNFYRIPRIIADKCERSKTLSTNRRTLWLSRIKRADLDPDNPNFRVCGAHFTTGAPADLFDNTNPDWAPSLHLGYSTRPVGSDRHDRSQQRRQRKRCAETEMTGSEEPCGVAAPVPDVPPSPHQAEEVDGAGEETGVYVQTDMGMSDIGALEQECIRLNDCVYTTRSEKVQLEMTEESLRSSEPKVVFYTGIASFTTLLAIFKMLEPFVSHSVNNSLAKFQEFVLFLMKIKLNLQNADLAFRFNVSESTVSRIFDKWLHVAHCRLKSQVMWPERSALQRTMPQAFYDSFGSDVAVIIDCFEIKIERPSSYLPRSETWSTYKGSNTAKYLIGIAPQGIVTFISEGWGGRVSDKHITEHCGLLDNLLPGDVVLADRGFNVADSVGFYRARLHLPAYTKGKKQLSAAEVGSTRKLANVRIHVERVIGLIRNKFLLLKSVLPIDYVTCRQGDSITPLDKIVTVCCALSNLCPSIVAALKEPSKENVPESVYGCPP, encoded by the exons ATGGTTTTGTGCGCTATAGTTGGCTGCTCAAACCGTAGCGACAGCTCAAGGAGAAAGAAGAAGCCGACGAACACAAATTTCTACCGAATTCCGAGGATCATAGCAGACAAGTGCGAGCGTTCAAAGACGCTTAGTACAAATCGGCGCACACTGTGGCTGTCACGAATTAAGCGAGCCGACTTGGACCCGGACAACCCCAACTTCCGTGTGTGCGGAGCGCACTTTACCACAG GGGCGCCAGCCGATTTGTTTGACAACACGAACCCAGACTGGGCCCCGTCATTGCATCTCGGTTACAGCACTAGGCCAGTCGGCTCGGATCGCCACGATCGCAGCCAGCAACGACGGCAGCGAAAACGATGTGCCGAGACCGAGATGACCGGGTCGGAAGAGCCGTGCGGCGTCGCCGCACCCGTGCCCGATGTTCCCCCATCGCCGCATCAGGCCGAGGAGGTCGACGGCGCCGGAGAAGAAACAG GTGTTTATGTGCAGACAGACATGGGCATGAGCGACATTGGGGCATTAGAACAAGAATGCATCAGACTCAACGACTGCGTGTACACTACACGTTCCGAAAAGGTGCAGCTTGAGATGACCGAAGAATCATTGAGAAGTTCAGAGCCCAAGGTAGTATTCTACACAGGGATTGCAAGCTTCACAACGCttcttgcaattttcaaaatgctAGAGCCATTTGTTTCACACAGTGTGAACAACAGCCTGGCAAAGTTTCAAGAATTTGTGCTCTTCCTGATGAAGATCAAGCTAAATCTTCAGAATGCTGACCTGGCCTTCAGATTCAATGTGTCTGAATCTACCGTCTCACGCATTTTTGACAAATGGCTTCATGTAGCTCACTGCCGCTTGAAGTCTCAAGTTATGTGGCCCGAACGAAGTGCGCTGCAGCGCACCATGCCGCAAGCATTCTATGATTCATTCGGCAGTGATGTGGCCGTCATCATAGACTGTTTTGAAATCAAGATTGAGAGACCGTCCTCATACTTGCCGAGGAGTGAAACGTGGTCGACTTACAAGGGCAGCAACACTGCAAAGTACTTGATAGGGATTGCCCCACAGGGTATTGTCACGTTCATCTCAGAGGGCTGGGGAGGCCGAGTAAGTGACAAACATATCACGGAACACTGCGGGCTCCTAGACAACTTGCTTCCTGGAGACGTTGTTCTAGCAGATCGAGGGTTTAACGTCGCAGACAGTGTTGGTTTCTACCGTGCCCGGCTACATCTGCCAGCATACACAAAAGGCAAGAAACAGCTGTCGGCTGCAGAAGTGGGAAGCACAAGGAAGCTTGCTAATGTACGTATTCAcgtggaaagagtaattggacTCATAAGGAACAAGTTTCTGCTGCTGAAGTCTGTCCTTCCGATTGACTATGTGACATGTCGACAAGGTGACAGCATCACTCCACTCGACAAAATTGTGACTGTGTGCTGCGCACTGTCCAATTTATGCCCTTCGATTGTCGCAGCATTGAAGGAACCGAGCAAAGAGAATGTGCCCGAATCTGTTTATGGGTGCCCACCATAA